A window of Actinomadura viridis genomic DNA:
ACGGTCGCCTCCAGGTCGTGGCAGGCGATCCCGATGTGGTCGATGCGGGTCAGCATTTCGCGCGTCCTCCTCGCGGTCGGGTCACGGCGGCCGCCGGACCATGCGGAACGGACGCGGCGGCCCGGCCCGCCGCCTCCCCCTCGGGGACGGGCGGCGGGGCCGGGGTGGCCGAAATCGCGTCCGGCCCTCCTGGGTATCGTGACAAACATCGCCGCCGAACCTTTGTGGAGGGCCCCGTCATGTCCGCAGAATCCGTGCTCGTCGCCGGAGCCCGTACCCCCGTCGGCCGCCTGCTGGGCTCGCTGAAGGACTTCTCCGCCGCCGACCTCGGCGCGCACGCGATCCGGGCCGCGCTGGAGCGGGCGGGCATCACCGGTGACCAGGTCCAGTACGTGATCATGGGCCAGGTGCTCCAGGCCGGCGCCGGGCAGATCCCGTCGCGGCAGGCGGCGGTCAAGGCGGGCATCCCGATGAGCGTCCCGTCGATCACCATCAACAAGGTGTGCCTGTCCGGGCTGAACGCCATCGCGATGGCCGACCAGCTCATCCGGGCCGGCGAGTTCGACATCGTCGTGGCCGGCGGCATGGAGTCGATGACCGGCGCCCCGCACCTGCTGCCCAAGTCCCGGGCCGGTTACAAGTACGGGTCGATCGAGGTGCTCGACCACCTGGCGCACGACGCGCTGACCGACGCCTTCGACGGCGTGTCCATGGGCGAGTCCACCGAGGGCCACAACGCCCGGTTGGGCATCACGCGGGCCGAGCAGGACGAGTTCTCCGCGCGCTCCCACCAGCGCGCCGCCGCCGCGATCAAGAACGGCGTGTTCGACGAGGAGATCGCCCCCGTGGAGATCCCGCAGCGGCGCGGCGAGCCCGTGGTGTTCGCCGCCGACGAGGGCGTGCGCGGCGACACGACCGTCGAGACGCTGGGCCGGCTGCGCCCCGCGTTCAGCAAGGACGGCACCATCACCGCCGGCTCGTCCTCGCAGATCTCCGACGGCGCCGCCGCGGTCGTGGTGATGTCCAAGGCCAAGGCCGAGGAACTGGGGCTGACCTGGCTGGCCGAGATCGGCGCGCACGGCAACGTGGCGGGCCCGGACAACTCGCTGCAGTCGCAGCCGTCCAACGCCATCAGGCACGCCCTGTCCAAGGAGGGCATCGAGCCCGCCGACCTGGACGTCATCGAGATCAACGAGGCGTTCGCGTCGGTCGGCATCCAGTCGATGCGCGACCTGGGCGTCGGCCCCGAGAAGGTCAACGTCAACGGCGGCGCGATCGCCCTGGGCCACCCGGTGGGAATGTCGGGCGCCCGGATCGTCCTGCACCTGGCCTACGAGCTGAAGCGCCGCGGTGGCGGGATCGGCGCCGCGGGCCTGTGCGGCGGCGGCGGGCAGGGCGACGCCCTGATCCTGCGCGCCCCCTCCGCCTGACGGCGCCGGGCGCGCCACCCTGCGCGGCGCGCGGCGCGGCGCGGTGCGCGGCGCCCGATGGCCCCTGGAGGAGTCCAGGGGCCATCGCACGGAACGCCGCCGGGGCGCGGTGCCACCGGGCGGCGGGCTACTGCGCGGCGGCCTGGACGGTGACCGTCGTGAACCCCAGCGCCTTGAGCATGTTCTGGAGCATGAGCCTGGTGTTCTGGTCGGCACGTTCGCGCAGGCCGCTCTCGCCGGCCGCGGTCTGGATCTTCTGGGAGGCCAGCACGTAGAGCTGCTGCTGGTCGTTGGGGTTGGAGCTGAAGAAGTCGCCCATGCGGTTGATCAGTCCGCGCTGGGTGGAGAAGACGTAGCTGCGCTTGGGGTCGAGGTTGGTGGGCTCCAGCTGCGCGCGGGGCAGCCGGACGGTCGCGGCCGTCCGGTCGGCGTTGACGGTGACCGCGCCGGAGCCCAGCTTGGAGAAGTCCACGTAGGCGTCCACCGAACCGTGCCCGACGAAGAGCGTGCGGGATCCGCGCACGGCGCTCGGCAGGAACTTGGCGTCCTTCTCCAGGTCCACGATGACCTGGAAGTTGCCGGAGGCGGACTCGAAGCGGGCCAGGTCGCGGATCGACTTGAGGACGACCGGCCCGCTGCGGTCCTTGGTCTCCTCGGCGAACGGGTTGATCCAGCCGGGCAGCATCCGCATCGCCTGCTGGGCGCCCAGCACGACGGCGGCGGTCAGCAGGATCAGCAGCGGGACGGTCCACAGGCTCCGGCGCCGGCGTGGAGGCGCGGAGCCGCCGGCCGGGCCCTGGGGATCGGCCGAGCCGGACTCCGGCGCGGCCTTGGGGGATTCGTCGTTGTTCTTCTGTTGGGGGCGTGCCATGCGTAGCAGCATTCCCCGGGAAACGGCCGGGGCACCTTACCCGGAAGTGCCGATCGCTCCGGCCGGTTGATCGCGCGGAGTCCGTGTGAGAAGGGCCATACGCGCGCGCGAAACAAAGCGCGAGGGCCCGTACGTTGGCAAGCCGTGGACATCGTTCGTGCTCTTCGGATCGTCTCCATCGCCGAGGCGACCTCGTTCCTCGTGCTGCTGCTGCTCGCCATGCCGCTGAAGTACATCGGCGGCGAGGAGGTCGGCGTCCAGGTGGTCGGTCCCGTGCACGGCATCCTCTTCATGGGGTACGTCGCGTTCGTGGTGCTGGCCCGCGGCGTGCTGCGCGACCAGCTGGGCTGGAACGGCAGGCGTACGGTGCTCGCACTCATCGCGTCCGTGCTGCCGGTGGCGCCGCTCCTGGTAGAGCGCTACTGGCTCAAGAAGCCGGCCGAGACCCTCGACCGCGTCGAGGAGGTCCCGGCCTGAGAGCTCTGCATGGCCGCGGCGGGCCTGGGGGGTCCTGTCGCGGCCATGCAGGGGACTCGTCCCCTCACGCCGGGGTGTCGCGCGGCAGCACCGGCCGGGGCGAGGGACGCGGAGCGTCCGCGGGAGCCGGGGCGACGACCGGCCGGAAGTCCCCGGGGCTCAACGCGCAGTCCCGGTAGCGCGTGAAGTTGACCCGCAGCCACTCCCGCCGCTGGTCCTCCGTCCACTGCCCGAACCGGTCCGCCGTCCGCGCGTCCGGGATCGCCGGGGCCTCGCGGCCGAGCAGCCACGCGTCGACCAGCGCCCGGTAGTCCGCGTACCGGGAGGTGGCGCAGATCCGGGATCCGCCCAGCGCGTTCGTGATCTGCCGCACGGCCCGTACCTCGTACCCGGGCGCGAGCTCGTCGTCGAGATGGATCACGGCCGTGCCCCCGGCGACCCGGGGCGGTTCGGTGACGGGGCGCTGGACGACCCGGGTGAACTCGCCGGGGGTGCCGCTGAGCCGGGTCGCCAGCGGTGTGGCCTCGGCCATGAGCGCGGGCAGCGCCGACCGCAGCGCCGGATGCACGCAGATCCGCAGCGGCCATTCGCGGCAGGCCGGTCCGGCCGGCGCCGGCCCGATCGCGTCGCCGCCCGAGGACTCCAGCCGGTACGTCGCCACGGCGGTCACGGCGAGCGCCCCGGCCAGGGGGACGGCCACGGCGGCCCGCCGGGTCACCCGCCCCACGTACGCGAGGATCAGCACGGCCGTGCCGCCGAGCGCCCACAGCGCCTGGTCGGCCAGGACACCCGCGCGCAGGCCGGTGAACAGTTCCACGTGGTCGAGCGCCGCCGGAGGCAGCAGGCTCCACCACGACGCGCCGGGGGCGCGCACCGCCGCCCACAGCCAGGCCACCGCCATGACGGTCACGGCGGTGGCAGGGCGCGGGGCGACCCGGGCCGCCAGGTACCCGGCGACCACGTGCAGGACGAGCGCCGTGAGGCCCGCCAGGACGCCCAGCGGGTGCGGGCGGCCCGCCCCGTTCCGGACCACCGTCTCGACGGTCACCACGGCGGTGACGGCCGCGTACGCGAGCGCCGCCGCGCCGGCGAGCAGCAGCAGGTCCAGCAGCGCCCCGGTCGCCGGGGAACGGGGGGAGAGGTCTCGGAGGTAGTTCAGGCCGCGTTCGCGTACCGCCGCCCACGCCGCCAGGCCCGCGGCCACCGGGCCGAGCAGCCGGACGGAGTTGATCAGGGCGACGATGGAGTTGTCCCAGTAGGCCACGCCGGGAACCAGCGACAGCCAGACCGTGACGATCCCGATGCCGGTCAGCAGGGGGACCGCCACGAGCAGCGCAGCCCGCCGTGCGTCGAGCCGGAGCACCCGCCCCAGCTCAGACACCGGCGCCGCTCCCCGCGGGCTGCCGACCCGCACGGATCCGTGACCGCCGGGACGGGACCGGCGCCTGGACCGTTCCGGACCGTTCGCCGCCGGCCGCCGCCCCCGCCGGGCGCACCGCTTCCACCGGGCGCACCGCCTCGGCCGGGCGCACCGCTTCTACCGGGTGCACGGCTTCCGCCGGACGCACGGCCTCGGCCGTGGGCACCGACCCCGCCGCGGGCGCCGCCTCGGCCGCGGGCACCGGGCCGTTCGCGGGAACCGCCTGGCTCGCCGTGTCCACCCAGCCCAGCCAGCCGGCCCGGTCGGCGGGTACGGGCGTCACGGGCGGCGGCATGACGGAAGCAGGCGGAACGGGAGCGGGCAGCACGGGGACGGAGGCCGCGGCGGTGGCGGGCGGATGGCCGGCCAGCCGCCCGCGGGCGAGGACGAACACGTCCCGGCACCATGGGGTGAGGTGTTCGGGCCGGGCGGCGGAGACGACCACCGTGGGCGCCAGCGCCCGGATCAGCGGGACGAGTTCGTCGATCGCGGCCCGGTCCGCGGTGTCGCGGCCGGAGTGCAGGGCGTCCAGCGGCTCGTCGAGCAGCACCAGCTCGGGCTCGTGAACGCAGGCCGCCGCCAGCCCGGCGCGCACCCGGACGTCCGGCGGCAGCAGTGCCAGCTCGGTGTGGCGCGCGTCGGCGATGTCAAGCCTTTTCATGACGTTCCGGACGGCGGGTGGGCGCATCCGCCGGTAATAGGCCGCGTAGGCGACCAGTTCCTCGGCCGTCATGTGCTTGGCCCACCGCAACCGTCCGGGCAGGAATCCGATGCGCGCGCGTACGGCGCGCAGATCGGTACCCTTCCCGATGTCATGGTCCAGGATTCTCAGCGTGCCGGCGTGCGGCCGGCGCAATGTCGCGAACGTAGCCAATAGAGTGGATTTGCCGACACCAGGTGGACCGGCCAGGCCGATCACGCCCTCGGCGATGCCGAAGGCCACCGGGCGCAGGAGCCACCGCCCACCGCGGCGGACACCCATCCCTCGGGCCACGATCGCGGAATGCTCCGCGATCACGTCATACCCCCCTTGTCGCGCAATGCGCGGTGGGCGACCCAAGGGAGCGCCGGTGGTATTCCCCCCGCCGCGGCGCGTCTCCGCTCAGGCCGGACTCAGGTGAGCCCGGGGGCGATCCTCTTTTGCCGTCACTCCACGCATCGACATCGTGACTATAACCAGCCTTGGCGATAGCTGTCAGCCTTCTTTCTGGTCGCGTGCCAGGGTGCCGGGAACCTTTGCCTTTGTAGGGAAGGGGGGAATTCCAGCAATTAATCACTTCTGCGAGTGCGCCCCCTAAAAGGGATGGAACCGCCCGTACTGGGCTCCGCTCGTCCGGCCCGCGGCGGCTTGGGCGGGGTGGCGGACCGGGCCCCTGCGAGCCGGGCCGCGCCGGTCCCGTGGTGGCGGGAACGGGCCGCGGGACGGCCCCGCGAGGGCGCAGGGGAGACGGAATGCTCCGCTGGGAGCGGACGGGCGTACGGTCGGGGGCCTTCATGGGGCAGGATGGACCCATGCCTTCTCGGGACTTTTCGTTGCACGGGGCCATTGATCTGGGGGCCCGCCAGGCAGCCGCCAAGAAGCAGCAGGACCGCCAGGCGAACGGCGGCGGTGGCGGTGGCGCCGCGGCGGGCGGCGGTGGCGGCGCGTACGTCGTCGACGTCACCGACCAGACCTTCAACACCGAGGTGGTGGAGCGGTCGCGCACCGTTCCCGTCCTGGTCGACTTCTGGGCCGAGTGGTGCGGGCCGTGCAAGCAGCTCGGCCCGATCCTGGAGAAGCTGGCGGGCGAGGCCGCGGGCAGCTGGATCCTCGCCAAGGTCGACATCGACGCGAACCCGGCGCTGGCCCAGTACATGCAGCAGATGGGCGTCCGCGGGATCCCGTTCGTCGCCGCGGTCGTGGGCGGGCAGCTGCTGCCGTTCCTGAACGGCGCCGCCCCCGAGCCGCAGGTGCGGCAGGCCATCGACCAGCTCTTCGAGGCCCTGCGCAAGGAGGGCATCCTGCCCGAGGGCGACGTTCCCGAGAACGCGGCGGGCCAGGCGGGGCAGGAGCCGGCGGCCGACCCGGTCTTCGCGGAGGCCGAGGACGCCCTGCAGCGGGGCGACCTCGACGGCGCCCGCGCCGCGTTCCAGCGCGCCCTGGAGAAGTCCCCGCAGGACGCCGACGCCAAGCGCGGGCTGGCGCTGGTGGACCTGAGCCTGCGGGTGCGCTCGCTGGACGCCGGAGAGGTCCTGCGGAAGGCCGGTGCGGAGCCCGGCGACGTGCAGGCCCAGATCCAGGCGTCCGACATCGAGCTGGTCTCCGGGCAGATCGAGGCCGCCTTCGACCGGCTGGTGGCGGCCGTCCGCCGTACCGCCGGGGACGACCGCGACGCCGTACGCAAGCACCTGCTCACGCTCTTCGAGGTCATGCCGCCGGACGACCCGAGGGTCGGCAAGGCCCGGCGCGGCCTGCAGTCCGCCCTCTTCTGAGCGGCCGGCGACGACTCGGGACGGCGCGGGACGGCTCGCCGAGCCGTTCCGGCCGCTCGCCGGCCGCTCCCCGGCCGCTCTCCGGTCGGTGCGCGCGACCGGCGCGACCTTGATGTCCCGGCGCGCCGGTGAGCGTATGCTCGATGCGATGACCGCGCCCGAGCGGCCTGCGTGAAGCACTTCTACGGGGCCGATCCCGCCGATCCCCGGCTCCACACCTCGTGATCGACACGACGCGGCTCCCCGAGCCCGCCGTCGTGGAACCGGTCGTGACCGCGGCGGAGGCGGTCTGAGCCGGCGGCGGAGCCGGCCCGGCGGCCGGCTCGTGAGGGGTGGACCGGGCGGGGCCGACCGGGCGGGGCGAGGACGTACCCGTAGCAGAGGGAGCAAGTCGTGGCCAGCGTGCCCAGCGTGTCGTATTCCATCACCGTCCGGCTGGAGGTCCCCGCCGGGGGCAAGGCCGTCAGCCAGATCACGCACGTGGTCGAGAACGCCGGCGGCATCGTCACGGCGCTCGACGTCAACACCGCCGGGCACGAGACGCTGCGCATCGACGTCACCATCGCCACCCGCGACACCGAGCACGCCGAGTCCATCGCGACCGCGCTGGAGAAGATCGACGCGGTCCGGATCCACAAGGTCAGCGACCGGACCTTCCTGATGCACCTCGGCGGCAAGATCGAGATGCAGTCCAAGGTGCCGCTGCGCACCCGTGACGAGCTCTCCATGGCGTACACGCCCGGCGTCGCCCGGGTCTCGCTGGCGATCGCCCGCAACCCCGAGGACGTCCGCCGGCTGACCATCAAGCGCAACAGCGTCGCGGTCGTGACCGACGGCTCGGCGGTGCTGGGCCTGGGCAACATCGGCCCCGAGGCGGCGCTGCCCGTGATGGAGGGCAAGGCGGCCCTGTTCAAGCGGTTCGCGGGCATCGACGCCTGGCCGATCTGCCTGGACACCCAGGACACCGACGAGATCGTGCGGACCGTGCAGATCCTGGCGCCCGCGTTCGGCGGCATCAACCTGGAGGACATCTCCGCGCCGCGCTGCTTCGAGGTCGAGGCCCGGCTGCGCGAGCTGCTGGACATCCCGGTCTTCCACGACGACCAGCACGGCACCGCGATCTGCGTGCTGGCCGCGCTGACCAACGCGCTGCGCGTCGTCGGCAAGGACATCGGCGCCGTGCGCATCGCGATGGCGGGCGCGGGCGCGGCCGGCAGCGCGATCCTGCGGCTGCTGCTGCACGCCGGCGCGGCGAACGTCGTCGT
This region includes:
- a CDS encoding acetyl-CoA C-acetyltransferase, which gives rise to MSAESVLVAGARTPVGRLLGSLKDFSAADLGAHAIRAALERAGITGDQVQYVIMGQVLQAGAGQIPSRQAAVKAGIPMSVPSITINKVCLSGLNAIAMADQLIRAGEFDIVVAGGMESMTGAPHLLPKSRAGYKYGSIEVLDHLAHDALTDAFDGVSMGESTEGHNARLGITRAEQDEFSARSHQRAAAAIKNGVFDEEIAPVEIPQRRGEPVVFAADEGVRGDTTVETLGRLRPAFSKDGTITAGSSSQISDGAAAVVVMSKAKAEELGLTWLAEIGAHGNVAGPDNSLQSQPSNAIRHALSKEGIEPADLDVIEINEAFASVGIQSMRDLGVGPEKVNVNGGAIALGHPVGMSGARIVLHLAYELKRRGGGIGAAGLCGGGGQGDALILRAPSA
- a CDS encoding DUF4230 domain-containing protein, whose product is MARPQQKNNDESPKAAPESGSADPQGPAGGSAPPRRRRSLWTVPLLILLTAAVVLGAQQAMRMLPGWINPFAEETKDRSGPVVLKSIRDLARFESASGNFQVIVDLEKDAKFLPSAVRGSRTLFVGHGSVDAYVDFSKLGSGAVTVNADRTAATVRLPRAQLEPTNLDPKRSYVFSTQRGLINRMGDFFSSNPNDQQQLYVLASQKIQTAAGESGLRERADQNTRLMLQNMLKALGFTTVTVQAAAQ
- a CDS encoding DUF3817 domain-containing protein — translated: MDIVRALRIVSIAEATSFLVLLLLAMPLKYIGGEEVGVQVVGPVHGILFMGYVAFVVLARGVLRDQLGWNGRRTVLALIASVLPVAPLLVERYWLKKPAETLDRVEEVPA
- a CDS encoding ATP-binding cassette domain-containing protein; translation: MIAEHSAIVARGMGVRRGGRWLLRPVAFGIAEGVIGLAGPPGVGKSTLLATFATLRRPHAGTLRILDHDIGKGTDLRAVRARIGFLPGRLRWAKHMTAEELVAYAAYYRRMRPPAVRNVMKRLDIADARHTELALLPPDVRVRAGLAAACVHEPELVLLDEPLDALHSGRDTADRAAIDELVPLIRALAPTVVVSAARPEHLTPWCRDVFVLARGRLAGHPPATAAASVPVLPAPVPPASVMPPPVTPVPADRAGWLGWVDTASQAVPANGPVPAAEAAPAAGSVPTAEAVRPAEAVHPVEAVRPAEAVRPVEAVRPAGAAAGGERSGTVQAPVPSRRSRIRAGRQPAGSGAGV
- a CDS encoding tetratricopeptide repeat protein; translated protein: MHGAIDLGARQAAAKKQQDRQANGGGGGGAAAGGGGGAYVVDVTDQTFNTEVVERSRTVPVLVDFWAEWCGPCKQLGPILEKLAGEAAGSWILAKVDIDANPALAQYMQQMGVRGIPFVAAVVGGQLLPFLNGAAPEPQVRQAIDQLFEALRKEGILPEGDVPENAAGQAGQEPAADPVFAEAEDALQRGDLDGARAAFQRALEKSPQDADAKRGLALVDLSLRVRSLDAGEVLRKAGAEPGDVQAQIQASDIELVSGQIEAAFDRLVAAVRRTAGDDRDAVRKHLLTLFEVMPPDDPRVGKARRGLQSALF
- a CDS encoding NAD-dependent malic enzyme encodes the protein MASVPSVSYSITVRLEVPAGGKAVSQITHVVENAGGIVTALDVNTAGHETLRIDVTIATRDTEHAESIATALEKIDAVRIHKVSDRTFLMHLGGKIEMQSKVPLRTRDELSMAYTPGVARVSLAIARNPEDVRRLTIKRNSVAVVTDGSAVLGLGNIGPEAALPVMEGKAALFKRFAGIDAWPICLDTQDTDEIVRTVQILAPAFGGINLEDISAPRCFEVEARLRELLDIPVFHDDQHGTAICVLAALTNALRVVGKDIGAVRIAMAGAGAAGSAILRLLLHAGAANVVVCDYKGAVHKGRDDLDDSLRWIADHTNAEGYAGDLRGAVKDADVFIGVSAPGILTGDDIATMNDDAIVFALANPEPEVSPDEAREHAAVVATGRSDYPNQINNVLAFPAVFRGLLDAQASAVTDAMLVAAATALAGVVADEELGPNYIIPSVFHADVVPRVAGAVREAAGGRPRTEV